In Mytilus galloprovincialis chromosome 1, xbMytGall1.hap1.1, whole genome shotgun sequence, the following are encoded in one genomic region:
- the LOC143062746 gene encoding uncharacterized protein LOC143062746 encodes MVHIMDPLVKMVMALLFFVSLVESMAVNGLNQQVQRDIAGSAGGQALDLAFVMDCTGSMGSYIDTARKHIQAIVDEIVTSSNTTVRLALVEYRDHPPQDNTFVTKTYNFTDSVFMMKIWLNAARATGGGDGPEAVAEALFKATKLSWRPEATKITVLISDAPPHGLVPSQDSSFPNGSPTGHDPMKIVRDLAQMGVTLYVIGCEPAILPYKDFFMALDYLAGGQYVPLSRPELLVDVITGGAQEELSIQKFEKLVQAEFQKAIAAGGTVDKQKISQTVYNELVNSGATSTHLLLNNATLEGTTDAAKQIASATSMAEVRLHFHMATAKPYTYPTYVPGHAALYPTYAPGHAYLSGTFAPYPPGYTGKTFPPDLLPTFAPHITPGPGYTYPPGALTGSGGSGTGTGALTGSGGSGSGTGDTYSAVHSGISIDQVDRLVQKVFG; translated from the coding sequence ATGGTACACATTATGGATCCTCTTGTCAAAATGGTTATGGCTTTGTTGTTTTTCGTATCGCTAGTAGAATCAATGGCTGTCAACGGTTTAAATCAACAAGTACAAAGGGATATTGCTGGCAGCGCTGGTGGACAAGCGCTGGATTTAGCATTTGTAATGGACTGCACTGGGAGCATGGGATCGTATATAGATACCGCCAGAAAACATATTCAGGCCATTGTTGACGAAATTGTAACTTCTTCTAACACCACCGTTCGCTTAGCATTGGTTGAGTATCGAGACCATCCTCCACAGGACAATACATTtgttacaaaaacatataatttcACAGATTCCGTGTTCATGATGAAAATTTGGCTAAATGCTGCGCGCGCCACTGGAGGTGGGGATGGCCCCGAGGCAGTGGCCGAAGCTTTGTTTAAAGCCACGAAACTGTCATGGCGTCCCGAGGCTACCAAAATAACTGTTCTGATTTCTGATGCACCTCCCCATGGACTTGTTCCGTCGCAAGACAGTTCGTTCCCAAATGGATCACCTACTGGACACGATCCAATGAAGATAGTTCGTGACCTAGCTCAAATGGGTGTGACCTTATATGTTATTGGTTGTGAACCTGCTATACTTCCATATAAAGACTTTTTCATGGCACTTGACTATTTGGCCGGTGGGCAATACGTACCCCTGTCGAGACCAGAACTTCTGGTTGATGTTATAACAGGTGGCGCACAAGAAGaactgtcaattcagaaattcGAAAAGCTCGTCCAGGCTGAGTTCCAGAAAGCTATTGCAGCAGGAGGTACTGTTGATAAACAGAAAATTTCACAAACTGTATACAACGAGCTAGTTAATTCGGGAGCAACATCGACTCATTTGTTATTAAACAATGCAACGTTAGAAGGCACAACGGATGCCGCAAAACAAATAGCATCGGCTACATCTATGGCGGAAGTACGACTCCATTTCCATATGGCAACTGCAAAACCTTACACTTATCCAACATATGTTCCGGGACACGCCGCTCTTTATCCAACATATGCCCCAGGACACGCTTATCTTTCAGGGACGTTTGCACCTTATCCGCCAGGATATACGGGGAAGACTTTTCCACCAGATCTTCTACCGACTTTCGCACCACATATTACTCCAGGTCCAGGATACACATATCCACCTGGAGCATTAACAGGATCAGGAGGTTCCGGTACAGGCACAGGAGCGTTAACAGGGTCAGGAGGATCTGGTTCCGGTACCGGGGACACATATAGTGCTGTTCATTCGGGAATTAGTATCGACCAAGTCGACAGATTAGTACAgaaagtttttggttga